From Hypanus sabinus isolate sHypSab1 chromosome X2 unlocalized genomic scaffold, sHypSab1.hap1 SUPER_X2_unloc_5, whole genome shotgun sequence, the proteins below share one genomic window:
- the LOC132385931 gene encoding zinc-binding protein A33-like isoform X1: protein MASKGPVESLSEEVICPICLDFFTDPVTLECGHNFCHSCITKYWEREKRNSCPECREVFADRTLRVNRTLGNLTQEVRNLNLNPKGKESKRHCEEHEEELKLFCETDKTLICVICAAAQEHREHRFVLIEEAVKNYKDQLKSSLDSLTKKKSDFQEKEQQQKEKISGVQEQSHSLQSHITSQFAELRQIITEKEQSLLRDLREEEKRILDTMEENLLALQKNIRVIQEEITKLREQTDQKDSVVFLKEEAHRNKRINDDVQELSVTDEALPVEKFDHLYLLNTLLRETLDAINRVSVTLDVETASPYLEVSEDRKSVRLTGTRRNLPDTGKRFTNWFCVLGSEGFTSGRHYWEVEVTGNRGWCLGVAAESVERKGPVSLRPETGFWVIGRVDDVLHRDCDVFCVPPSPETRLPTGPIPRMVGVYLSYESGTVSFYNAETKSHLHTFTGNKFTGKLYPFFRTGDVNQWLRICSGSAPGL from the exons ATGGCTTCGAAAGGACCGGTCGAGAGTTTGAGCGAGGAGGTTATTTGTCCCATCTgtctggatttcttcaccgatccggttaCACTGGAGTGCGGACACAACTTCTGTCACTCTTGTATCACAAAGTAttgggaaagggagaagagaaactcctgcccggaatgcagagaggtgtttgctgaccgcaccctcagggtgaatcggACCTTAGGAAATCTGACACAAGAAGTTCGGAATCTAAACCTAaatccgaaagggaaggaaagtaaacgtcactgcgaggaacatgaggaggaactgaagctgttttgtgaaacggacaagacactgatctgtgtgatctgtgcagctgcgcaggaacacagagagcatCGATTTGTGCTGATTGAAGAAGCTGTTAAAAACTACAAG gatcagctaaaatcttccttagactctctcacaaaaaagaaatcagacttccaggaaaaggagcaacaacagaaagagaagatttccggagttcag gaacagtcacacagccttcagtcccacatcacatcccagtttgctgaactgcgccagattatcactgagaaagagcagagcttactcagggatcttagggaagaagagaagaggattctcGACACAATGGAGGAAAATCTTCTAGCTCTTCAAAAGAACATAAGGGttattcaggaggaaatcactaagCTAAGGGAACAGACAGATCAAAAAGACAGTGTGGtatttctcaag gaggaagctcatCGTAACAAGAG gattaatgacgatgtccaggaattgtcagtgacagatgaggcCCTACCGGTTGAAAAATTTGATCACCTCTATTTGTTGAACACATTGCTGAGAGAAACACTTGATGCCATTAatcgag tctctgtcaccctggatgtggaaacggcgagtCCGTatctcgaggtgtctgaggatcggaagagtgtgagactGACCGGGACCCGGaggaatctccctgacaccgggaagagattcacaaacTGGttttgtgtgctgggatcggagggattcacatcggggagacattactgggaggtggaggtgacggggaatcggggctggtgtctgggagtcgccgcagagtctgtggagaggaagggaccggtcagtctgaggccggagaccggattctgggtcatcgGGCGGGTTGATGACGTGTTACATCGGGATTGTGACGTGTTCTGTGTCCCCCCCTCCCCCGAGACCCGTCTCCCGACCGGTCCCATTCCCAGGatggtgggagtttatctcagttacgaatccgggacagtttcattttacaacgcggagaccaagtcccatctccacaccttcactgggaataaattcacggggaaactttatccaTTCTTCCGGACTGGGGATGtaaaccagtggctgagaatctgctccggttccgctccgggtctgtaa
- the LOC132385931 gene encoding E3 ubiquitin-protein ligase TRIM39-like isoform X2: protein MASKGPVESLSEEVICPICLDFFTDPVTLECGHNFCHSCITKYWEREKRNSCPECREVFADRTLRVNRTLGNLTQEVRNLNLNPKGKESKRHCEEHEEELKLFCETDKTLICVICAAAQEHREHRFVLIEEAVKNYKDQLKSSLDSLTKKKSDFQEKEQQQKEKISGVQEEAHRNKRINDDVQELSVTDEALPVEKFDHLYLLNTLLRETLDAINRVSVTLDVETASPYLEVSEDRKSVRLTGTRRNLPDTGKRFTNWFCVLGSEGFTSGRHYWEVEVTGNRGWCLGVAAESVERKGPVSLRPETGFWVIGRVDDVLHRDCDVFCVPPSPETRLPTGPIPRMVGVYLSYESGTVSFYNAETKSHLHTFTGNKFTGKLYPFFRTGDVNQWLRICSGSAPGL from the exons ATGGCTTCGAAAGGACCGGTCGAGAGTTTGAGCGAGGAGGTTATTTGTCCCATCTgtctggatttcttcaccgatccggttaCACTGGAGTGCGGACACAACTTCTGTCACTCTTGTATCACAAAGTAttgggaaagggagaagagaaactcctgcccggaatgcagagaggtgtttgctgaccgcaccctcagggtgaatcggACCTTAGGAAATCTGACACAAGAAGTTCGGAATCTAAACCTAaatccgaaagggaaggaaagtaaacgtcactgcgaggaacatgaggaggaactgaagctgttttgtgaaacggacaagacactgatctgtgtgatctgtgcagctgcgcaggaacacagagagcatCGATTTGTGCTGATTGAAGAAGCTGTTAAAAACTACAAG gatcagctaaaatcttccttagactctctcacaaaaaagaaatcagacttccaggaaaaggagcaacaacagaaagagaagatttccggagttcag gaggaagctcatCGTAACAAGAG gattaatgacgatgtccaggaattgtcagtgacagatgaggcCCTACCGGTTGAAAAATTTGATCACCTCTATTTGTTGAACACATTGCTGAGAGAAACACTTGATGCCATTAatcgag tctctgtcaccctggatgtggaaacggcgagtCCGTatctcgaggtgtctgaggatcggaagagtgtgagactGACCGGGACCCGGaggaatctccctgacaccgggaagagattcacaaacTGGttttgtgtgctgggatcggagggattcacatcggggagacattactgggaggtggaggtgacggggaatcggggctggtgtctgggagtcgccgcagagtctgtggagaggaagggaccggtcagtctgaggccggagaccggattctgggtcatcgGGCGGGTTGATGACGTGTTACATCGGGATTGTGACGTGTTCTGTGTCCCCCCCTCCCCCGAGACCCGTCTCCCGACCGGTCCCATTCCCAGGatggtgggagtttatctcagttacgaatccgggacagtttcattttacaacgcggagaccaagtcccatctccacaccttcactgggaataaattcacggggaaactttatccaTTCTTCCGGACTGGGGATGtaaaccagtggctgagaatctgctccggttccgctccgggtctgtaa